A single genomic interval of Xyrauchen texanus isolate HMW12.3.18 chromosome 40, RBS_HiC_50CHRs, whole genome shotgun sequence harbors:
- the tbata gene encoding protein TBATA produces the protein MDLPEDQVSGNVSGTGLEMSPEPGREKWLRDTPGTSRSTTRGSVRFGTLSHHSFFSRHNPHPHRVKHMQGLNGKPVCMVNDDWYGFTPLCPHPLIKSQVPVNRFSAFITPEISPEHAGQRAALISESWREELKDLATKVSLSSAAETHDDKREEEEVPRRKTQYSAQSGRIIPSTSWDGKKRNRKTSYRRLGTQRWQTHTLDGLELRVLELLCQILQTDSLSLVQQWLLLANDREKEMVQGLLQQAMTDLSSLTQQTSGSELLPFTSEHLPDHVLLNSSVNHRQTRTASSHPAEALKDKPERIGEAEVLTLRPEDT, from the exons ATGGACTTGCCAGAAGACCAAGTAAGTGGAAATGTGTCCGGGACGGGTCTGGAGATGAGTCCGGAGCCTGGACGGGAGAAGTGGCTCCGGGACACCCCAGGCACGAGCAGGAGCACCACTAGAGGCAGCGTCCGCTTCGGGACACTGAGCCATCATTCCTTCTTCTCCAGACACAACCCTCATCCTCACAGAGTCAAACATATGCAAG GTCTGAATGGTAAACCGGTCTGTATGGTGAACGACGACTGGTATGGCTTCACGCCTCTGTGTCCACATCCACTTATTAAGAGTCAAGTACCTGTGAACCGATTCTCAGCATTCATCACACCTGAGATCAGCCCAGAACATGCCGGACAACGAGCAG CACTCATCTCTGAAAGCTGGCGAGAGGAACTCAAAGATTTGGCCACCAAAGTGAGTCTTTCATCAGCTGCCGAGACACACGATGACAAGAGAGAG GAGGAGGAAGTTCCTCGCAGGAAGACGCAGTATTCCGCTCAGTCCGGCCGCATCATTCCATCCACGTCTTGGGACGGGAAAAAACGCAACCGGAAGACTTCATACAGACGTCTGGGAACACAACGCTGGCAGACGCACACTCTTGATGGTCTGGAGCTCAGG GTGCTGGAGCTCTTGTGTCAGATTCTGCagactgactctctctctctggtgcagcagtggcttttgttggcaaatgaCAGAG AGAAAGAGATGGTTCAAGGGTTACTCCAGCAAGCCATGACCGACTTGAGCTCTCTTACCCAGCAGACATCTGGGTCAGAACTTCTGCCGTTCACATCAGAACATCTGCCAGATCACGTGTTACTCAATTCTTCCGTCAACCATCGTCAAACAAGGACGGCCAG TTCACATCCCGCAGAGGCGTTAAAGGACAAACCAG AACGGATTGGCGAGGCAGAAGTTCTCACGCTGCGCCCGGAGGACACGTAA